TAGAACAGAAAAAATCGTCAACAGATTGAAGACTGCTAATGGTGTTGTCGTGAACTACAGGTTATGGCTGGGTAGTGCACCACCAGATCGGATGCCATGCCCTTCCAGAATGAGTGCTATGGAGAAGTCGATCCGCAAATACGCGGAGGAGCCAACAAAGAGTGTAATAAGGCCTGAGCTTGGACTGAATTGAAACGGCGGCGTACAATGTCACTGAAATAGAGAAGATGAGGAAGTATGTCATAGTGCCCAACAATGCAGCAAAAAGGGAGAAATGGAGCAGGGTTGAGTATGAGGTGAACATAAGTGAAGACAAAGAAGAATTTACGTGTGAATGTGGACAGTTCAAGCACACTGGGATGTTATGCTGCCATGTTCTAAGGGTAAATTGACTTATGAACTCCGTTCGTTAGAAAAGAAAATGTATCGGCGACCAACAAAACTAAAACGTTTTTGCACTGACGCAGGTGATGGAAATACTTCATGCTGAGGAAATCCCGGCTAATCATATATTGAAGCGGTGGACAAACGACGTGAGGGACATACTACCCCAACATCTGGTTCAGTACCAGAGAGATGATCCAGTTAACCTGTCATTCACGTGTAGGCACTCCACCTTGTACTTGAAAGCCATGGATGTAGTACGTTTGGGTGATGCAAGTGCAGAGGCTTTCGATCACATTTATGTTGGTCTGGATGCTTTAATGGTGAGTGGAACACCTTTGGCCGAGAGGAGGGATGGTCTGGATTTTGAAGACCGCATGGCCGGCTTAGTTCCTGGTACATTACCTAGGAACGGAGAGATTGCTTGTGTTGGCAAGCAACGAAATTGCCGAAAAATGCATTAGCACTGCCAACCCTGTCAGTGTGAATGCTCTGCATGGCTAACAGTACCAGAGAAGCAGAGAGAAGGCACCGTATGAGTGCTGAGCAAGCGTACAAGATTCTGCAACATACTAgctgagtgcccgtgcgttgccacggaacaTAAATTTAAACATCGCTCACCATTGTTATTCCCCTCCAACGTTGATCCaaccttgctagttgctcgctgttATCTACTAACCCACTTGAAGCCTTGACAACCCATCCTGCTTAACGCGTTCACCCCACGAAATAGTATGATACCTTCTTCCCTatacaatgtactccctccgttccaaaataagtaacTCGACATTTATTTTGAACGGAAAGAGTACTACTAAACCAAGTACATGTGACTCAAACTTGAATTCCAGATATACATACTTATCATCACGAGTTAAAAAAAAGTATTCCTATGTTCTTAATCAAATCTCGTATAGCTTGAGGGATATTGGTCACCAAGAGAAAAATGTCCGCACAGTGCCACAAAACAATAAATTTAGGCGTAGAGATCTTGAGTCAGAAAAAAAAATCAAGAATTTATGTGTCGTATGTTGCTTATTACTATAGTGTGACAAATATTAAACCACCAAACCAATGTACATAGTGAAGTTTCTGAAGCTTGACATATTATAATCAAATCAATTATCTCAACTGTAGTAATGCAACATATATCTTTGCCATGATGCTTCCTTGATAGTCTTGTTCAAAAACAAATTTCTCTCTAAAATCTACCAAAGTAGCTTGATAGACAAGCAAGTAGCAAGTAAGCAAATATTAAAAAAAAATACACATATCCACATCAAAGCAAGCATCACTGCCTCCACATAACTAAATAAGAATCCTATCAAGCAGGTGCATCTGATATATCCATCTTCAATCTATGTTTTCTTCCAACTAAATAGCTCCAAGTAAACCACTATAATTGTAATCCCAGAAGCTTTACTATTGATAAAAGCATATGAAACAGCAAGTGCAAATGACAGATGAGTTATCGCTCCACGCTAACTATAGACATGTACTCTGTTGTAAAAAAAGAACTACTACAAAGATGTACTCTACATAATAGTATTCAAGGCGAATCCTTGTCCAtgccaaaaggaaaaaaatagaaaaggctTAGCAGTCTGGAATACATAgttaaatgcccgtgcgttgccacgggaatAACAAAAAGACATGAACCTAAATGTGTAATGTGTATTTTTTTTACCATGTCATTGTACATGTTTATTGTCTTCCTCTGCCATGCTCTTCCGGTTTATTTTAGACATAAGGGTGAGAAAGAAAAGAGAACGACAGAGAAAGAATGAAGAGAGAATGGGTTAAAATAAACTGAATATCATTGTATTTCTTTTTCCCTCTCACCATGTCATTGTACATGTTTATTGTCTTCCTCTCATTTTCTCTATTGTTTCCGCCTGCCATGCTTGGAATTTTTTATGTGATCTCTGTGTTGGATTGTACGTGAAGCTTGAGTCCACGAGGTTTCAAACAGAAGGAACACATTGCAGGTTTTGGGGCCAGCCTTTTTCTTGGTACCCATCTAACGAGCCTTGCATTCTGTTTCCTGCTGGTTCTCATTCCTGTAGCTGGCTAGAAAGTATATATCAGAGGGTGCGCTCAAGTATCAACATTCTTTGCTAGGTGGCAATGATACCATTTGGTAAGATAAGAGCATGATAGCTCAAAAATGTTGCACGAAGGTACACTGTCATTCTTGCTGTTAATGGCATCATGTGCCCGGCCGGATTCATCGGCGAGCTCAGGGTGGTCGATGTGCCACTGCATCATACATCCTATCTAATCCATGGATGGTTGTGTGCATAAATGAAGTTCTCGGCGGCCAACCTTCTCAAGTTACTAAAATTCCTATCTGCATCAACAGAGATAGTGTAAAAATTAAGGAGAAAAGgtttatttcaaaaaaaagtttTGCTTGTTTACTTGTAAACTAAAATTAATATTTACTTGCGAACAAGTTTAAATTTTTGATCAAAAAAATCATTTGCAATTGCAATTTCCATTCTTGGAAATACAACAATAAATTATCATTCACTTTAAAGATTGCTAAAAGCCGATGTGTTGCTACATAGAAGAATCATATTACATGAGATTCTTAAAATGCGAAGCTCTACAATGCTTGGTCTGCCACCCTAGAATTGAACAGAGAGCATTAACTGCTAGCACTAATTGACCTTAACGATGGCAATTAAGGACTACAAAATAATAAACACAAAGTGATGGGAAATACAAAGCCCACCAAACTTAGCCCCTTTTCCATGTGAAAAATTCATGTCAAGCAGAAAACTACAGCATATGAAACAACACACGAATCTAGTATTCCTCAGAATACTATACTGAAAATTGTTGTCTAAATATTGATCACTGCGTGTTTCAAACCTTTGCCTACAATGCTATTATGAAACACATTATATATGTGATTTTTTATACAGAGATAACTGTATTTAATAGGGCCATGACAAGAGGATAACAACTGGCATTTGTTCTTACCAGCACAAGAAAAAAAGTCAAAAGGCAAGGCAAGCTTTTAACCTCGCTGGATTAGCGATTGAGTAGGGTAGTCAGAATACAATATATAGAAAAGTGCACTGATGTTAAGTTTTCATCGTCGCTTCTAAGGTAGTTTAAAAGttcaaaaataaaaggaaaagtatATACTGACTGTACTACACAGAGTGATGGTCCACAGATTGCAAACGGAAAGGAAATATATACTGAGAAGTTCCTGCACAAATAAAAGGAAAAGTTTGCAGGAAATAGCAAACATGTGAGAGGAGTTTATCCACTTATGTTGTGGTGCATAAATTATTATCCAATCAAAATTACTTCGGTGCCCAGTTTTTGTGGTACCAAGTAGTTCTCTTTAAGCATGCAACCAAAAGTATCTCATCCTTTCATAGCTGTACTATAACATTAAAGGATCATGATTTAGTGGCTTGACCGCTTGATTTGTTAAATGCTAAATTTTCATCCTAAAATTAAATTCTTTCATCTGACAAGAAAACAACAGAATTTGATAAGCAATACACTTCATCTCTTGGTCTTACATTAAGATCAACAAAGACTGGAGCAGTCGCAGTTGCATAGTTTCAGGGGAAATGGCAAAACAGTTGAACATGAGTTAACATTACATATATATCCAGTTCTCCTCACGGGCTTATCTTTATAAGCAGCTAGCAACCTTCTTGTTTACCAGGCGTGAAAAATCAGACCAACCACCAAACCAATCTATCAGTGGCACAAGAGACATCCATAATTCATCTCGATCAGGAGAGGGCAAACAACTACCAAGCAAATTAGCAGAGTACTTGTGAGAGTAGACACTGTAAAATGTCGTTTGGCTTCCTTGCTGAACTTAATCTTGGCATTGTTGTTCCCAAACTGCTTGATTAGGATTATTTTTTCGTCTCCACAAGCTCTTAGACCAGATTATCCGAAATCATCGCCATTTACCCTAACCTAAAAAAATCATATCAACCAATGAATTTGAAGTCTGGAAGAAAAAGGAAACACGGTATATATCTCACCATAACCGAGAGCTTCTCCATAACGGCGGCATATCAGGCTCTTTCTGGTGGCCGCCCTGAACTGCACGTCGGATGACGACGGCGGCGTTTGGAGTTATGATGACCGTGATGGACTACAGACCATCTTGGGTGACATGAGGAGAAGGTGCGCCCGCGGCCAGAAGCAAACAAGGAAGTCGACGGCCGTGCCTCAGCATCGCCGACCCGCGATGCGTCGGAACCACGACCTCATCTTCCACTATCGGCGATTAGGCCAGCGCCCCCGTTGTCtgctcctccctctctctcccacctctctctttctctctccctctcttccacGACGGGCGCAAGGGACGGGAGACACGCCTCACCTAGATCCGCGCGCGGCAGCGGATGGAGAGGAGGCGGGGTGACGAGCAcagccggcggcggcggcaactttTCATGGAGAGAGATGGGATCGGGAGCGACTTGGGGAGAGAGGAGAAACGgaggcgtgtgtgtgcgtgtgtagcGACAGTTTTCTCTCTCTCTGTTCGGTCGTGGATGGGGCCACGTTGTACCGATCATCCGCGGGGTGGGCTGCTTTTCTTACGCACGCGTGGAAGGGAGATCCGATCGTACGTGGGAAACAgtaggtcgaaccatcacgacgttcgattctGCTTTAATAGTAGAGATGTCGTCGAGAGGGCGACAAGCGGACTACGTGTCCTGAAAGAGGGGATGCACCCAAAAAAACGCGGAGGCCTAGGAAGTGCAAGAATTGCGGCATGGAAGGACATCGTCGGACCACTTGCACTAGGCGGATGGGTGTTGTTGAAACATGAAAACTGAATTTTGATAATTTGTAGTTCCGAGGATTTTCCGGTGTGTTTTTGTGAGCTTTGATCGAGGCTTGTTCCTCAGTTTGGAGAGGCACGTCACAGACTGTAAACATAGGTTTGTTTCTTAATAATTTGTGACATGCATTTGGCAGACTGTAACATAAGTGTCAAATTAAAATATTTGCTAGGACATGTTCGATGTGCCATTTTTTTATCTGAACAAATTGCAGTTTGCTGAAACTCAGTTTGGTCTCCTTTTCAGCAAGAGGTGATTGCCGGGGCAATGAAAAAATAACTATGTGCATTTAAAATGGGGATTCTCACTGAATTTGGAGGGCTAGAGCAATGGTCACCGTTTGGAGACCGGTGGAGTGGATGGCTCAGCCTGGCTCTGAAAACACGCTGATCCATCAGCCTGCTGCATGTTCCGCCTCGCTACTGTAACGCGCCGTTGCAATGATTACGCTACAGCGGTTCAGTGGGAAAATGAGAATACGACAGTGAAATACACTGGGTGGCACGGATCCACATGTGAATCGGTGGTGTAGATTTCAGGATCATGTGAGCTCGGGCTCAGAAACTGATTTTCGAACAACAATGTCTATCTTTCATATAAAAAGAAGGATTTACATGCAACCCTAATCCTTTTGTACAATTGTTCTCAAATTACAACTGCATACAAATAGCTGTAAGCCTGGAGAAAAGAAAACACCACCCATTTTCTAACTGCCGGTAGTTACATGACTGAACATCGACAGATTAACTGATTGTTCTAGCCTAAGTTGATACAGCACAACTCAAAATCTTGATACATGGGCTGCTAAGCATCTACAGACGAGAAATCTTCGCCGTCGCCCCAACCAGAAAAAATGTATGCATGTCGAATGTTGACCTTGATAGGGATGCTAGGCATGGATGGACACTAATACCTTCGATAGCCCCAAGGTTCTGGGCTATGGCACCATGTTGAATTAGGGTGCAAAATGTGGTGGCTGAGGCTTCTGCGAGAACCTAGGACCTGACCTCATACCTTCCAGCCTGAGTTTGGGCTCGAAAACCTTTGTATGGTGCGCTTGGTGTATTTTTCACGTCCAGTTTATCAATTTGAAGCCCAGACAGCGCAGCCCCCATAATCCTGAATTTCACCTGAAATATTGGAAATGCATGCAGATGAGCGAGTCCTTCCTCGAGACGTAGATTTCCAGAGAGGGATGGTGCTTTGTCTTTCGGAATATGCCCAATTGTCCACACACAGGTCTGCATAAATAAACAAATGCTATTATTAGACAGACATTTCAACGTATATAGAGTGCTCGAGTGTAGAAAACATTATATTTATTCAGTAAAAATCAATTAGTATATGATTGATTCACCAGCGCACCATAACGTTTTTTAGTTCCTAGCTTCCTTAAGAAGGGAGCTAGGTCATAGGTTCACGTGTGACAACGAAAAAACCAGTATCAATCGAAGTTATAGAACTTTGGTGGTAAGCAATGTACTGACCTGATCAGCAAGGATGTCGACTGTGCCGTGGTTTGCCGTCAAATCAGCAGAAGCAATAAGGGGAGGCAACTGAAACTGCACTATTATAGAATCAATAGGTTTCCCAGGATCATTCCGAATCCCCACCATCACATGAACACGGCAATTCCCAGAATCAGATGATAATTGTGGTTTCACGTAAATTGGTGTGGTCTTCAATTTCTTAACCCTGATTATTTGCAATCAAACGATGAGAATATATAACAGGCAACCCAAGATAGCAAAAACATAGAAGAACCCATTGACAGTGGATATTTATGCACCTATAACTCATAAGCTTGAACTGCCCATCAGGAGGAACAAATGATAGGATCTGATTGGCTTCCCAGGGTCTAAATCGGACACAAGGGTGGAACCTCACATCATTGATAATTGTAGGATTTGCAAATGACAATGTCAACTCTGGTAACCCTGGAAGACTTGAATTCACTTCAATTTCACCACATGCCTCACATTTCACTAGAACCCCTTCCCTGCAAATCCGGTCAACCAATAAAGATGTCAACagcggaaaatttatttcagagtcATGGAAGCCAAAAGACAACAAAGTGAGGTAGATGGATCTACTCCtcacaaagaagaagaaaacataTATGTCCTTCTACACTGCTAACCACCACTTTACCTACTCGATTAAATCTTCGAGCTTAAATTGTGTTTAATATTTAGTGAGACATATATTAGCTAATGGTGGATTTCAAACACAACATTCAGTAGTCGGTACTTCCGATATACTAAAGTCCAGTTTTAGTTTCCTGCAGATAGTTTAACAAAGTGTTACTGTAAGCCAAAGCCACAAATTTGATAataacttctatttacttatagaaAACTAAAATGTGTGAACATAATACTTGTTCACACATGATCAAGGGATCTAAAAGCCAAATTTATAGATGTGAGGAAATTTACTATATCTAGAGCATCTaaaaggaaaaaggtcagaatacCTGTTCACACATGCATCTAGTTCCTCAACTATGTTAACATAGACTTCATTGCTTGCATCCTTGACAATTGTTGTTCTCCAAGGTACAAAAGAAGCAGTTGCATCTGGAAGTTTGCTACCGATAGTAGAACTCTTACCAGTCATAACATTCAACATTTTGCTGACCATATTTGGTTGGGCAACCAACTCTTTCAAGATGTTTGGCTCAGTAGTTAGTGGAAAGCCATTGTCCATCATTTCATCTAGAATCTGGATTAATGTAAGAATATAAACCTATATAAAAATCACATATTCGGTTTTACCAATCATGGATTAAACTTGATGATCGTTATTAAAAGTTCGAATGCAACACACATTCTGGTTTGATGTTGCTTTGACAGAATGAACTTAACAGTGGACTAGCATATGCATTGCCTTCATCAATCGATGGAAACAGAGTACTTGGATAGAAGCACCTAATTTTTAAGAAGTAAATAGGTAGCCTTATGTATTGAAATTTCATGAGCTTTCTACCTCTCTATAATGTGACAGGGGTAAGAAAATATACCTGATAAACAATTACGAAGTTGTCTTTGATTGTGTCTTCATTTATATCTCCAAGGTAATCTGTCAAGACATCAGCCACGCGAGAGAGAAACTGGATACAATGGAATCATATGAGCACACCCGTATGAAAGGGAACGGAAGCTAAAATTTGTAGACAATCAGGCTATCTGCTATTTCAGGGATAGATAACTTTGGGAAGTAACTTCAATATTGACCATTTCAGGCAGGGAAAGACTTGTGGATAACAATAACATTTCTTAGCTACAACCTGCAAATCCTTACTGAAAATGCATTCAACATCCCAGAGTACTTAATGTCTTGCTGTTTAATATAACATTATATGTCTTAAAAAAAGTGCACATGGGAGCCAACTTGCAACAGATCTATGTTCAGACATATCTTAAACATAACTACTGCACAGAATGGAGTGCCTGATTCAAGTTGGAGAAAACCAAAATCATATAGGTGATAAAGTACAACTCTTGGATCAGAATGAGCAGGTTTAACACATTTCCACTAGTATTTTTCAGCATGAGAACTAGCATATGTAATGTAGATGATTATATTAGTTTCCTTGCAAAACAGATACCATGATGAAGTATCATCTATCAGGCTATTTATTTAATTTTACATTTACACAGGCTTTTGGAATGTCAATAGCAAGTTCTAGAAATATTAGCTATTTCATACATATCATGTATTGGACTATTGATAAACCGGCAAGCTTAATTGTGGCTGTGATTTTGGATGCCACATACTCTTCAGAAAAAGTGTAACATCATATCAAAGCATACACCATGCATGGCAGGAAACAGGGAGCAATCCCAACCCCAATTAAAAACTGATCAGATTGAGTAGCTTTTTCTTAGGCAACTATGTTACACTATGTCTTCTAGGCAAGCAAACGGTACCGAATTAAAGACAAAAGTGTGTAAGGGTATGAAGCACAGACCTCGATAGCCATCAAGGGGGGCATCTCCACTTGGGTGCACGCCAAGAACGTCACCCCACTGCGATATACTTGAAACAAGTAGTGTGTTGGGGACACCACAACCTGCAAGACCTTCCAGGGTCCAAGAAACATAATAAGTGGCGGTCCAATGAAGAAATAGGCATGAGCTCAACACTACAACAGCTCAAAATTCACTAGTTTATGCTAGATTTCTCTACAATAGCAGCAGCAATGGCACAAGATGCTGAAACCTTGGGCTAGCCCAGGAGTCCCCAGAATATAATTCAGCAAGCCATACACAACAAGGGCGTCGGGAATCAAGAACTACTAGGAGCTTCCCAAGAAGTGCTGAACAAAAGGTGGGAAGTGCAGGAGCATAGGCTGTACTTATTACCTTGGACGGGTCGCCGGCGGCGTGGGCGAGAACGTACTCCCAGTACCAGCCGCAGATGGCGCGGTCCACGCGGTGCGCCGTCatctgcttctccaccatcacctCCCTGCCGATCCCGGAAGCCCAGCCCAACGAATCGCATCAAATTCATTTCGGATCAGTCCAAGGGTCGGAGGGATCCGGCCGGAAAAGGCGTGGGGCAACGGAAATCGGAGGGCTGCGGCGCTGAGATTACCCGGaatcggagaggaggaagacgcACTGCAGCATTCCGCTGTCCTTCGCGGCTGGGCGCGGCGGGGTGGTGTGAGGATCTTAGGAGCGACCAGCGGAAGACGCCGTGCCGGAGAAGCAGGAGTAGCAGAACGAGGCGAACCTGGAGTCGTGACTTGGCTGAAGCTTATTACAGTACTAGGGGCTGTTTATGCGAAATTGCCACCGATTTATTCCCTTGAAATGAAAATATCCACCTAACCCGATCCAATGAAAATATCCACCACGAAAACTTAACAATTTATAAGCTATGCTTAGTTACAAAATGTTTTAAACTCATACTGACCAAAGTGCAGGAAAATCTTCTTTTTACGGGGAAAGCCCTCTGGTGTACTTTATTGATTTGTGAATAAACTTGCATCGTTCAAAACTTCATCCAAAATAACACTGGGAGGACTACCAACCCAGGAAATTATAAATTTAGAATCAAAAGAATAACGCTCTAACTTGTGCGCCAATTGATTAGCTTCCCGCAGAGAATGCTTGAACGAGATCGATTCAATCCTTCCCACAACAAGAAAATTTCTGCTAGAACCGTTGTACAATAAGGAGTTcctcccgctttatatataaaacagACAACCGATACATCCAGTTTGCTGGGGCCACAGCATAGCAGagcccaaaagaaaaaagaaaaagaaaaaagaagagaaataaatGCCGACATCGGCATATCAACGGAGAAAAGGAAAGCCCGGCAACCGCTGCACCTTCCGAAGAAGTACCACCATGCTCCCAGCATCCCGAAGTGCCGTGCACCAAGCAACACCTCTAAGAAGGAATGAGATGGTGGCATCGTTGTTGCCCGAACAagttctagggtttcccccagtacACGGGGAATGGTGGGGAAGGGATACATCTGACGCCTCTCAGGAGGGATCGATGGCGCCCACAGGCGTCACCGCATCGCTGCCGGGCAAGCCGACATGGATTTCTCCCAGTCCATGACCACCACCACCGCCCTAGGCATTTCGACATGCATCACCCCAACATCCGCCCACCAGCGTGTGCCACCACGATTACCGGGCAACCCTCGCCGCCTCACTGGAGCTGCCAACACGAGACCTGGAGATGGAAAGGGAACAACGGCCACGGGAGCGATCACAACGCGACCGGAGGGAGGGAACAACCTCCACCGCCTCAATGGGGCCGACCGGACGTGGCGACAAGGACTTGTCGGGCACCGAATGCCCGGCCGGGCACTACTAGAAAaggcctgttagtggcgcacctattttggccattaatggcgcactataggtgcgccactattaccacgccactagtaacaaatactaatggcgcacctctggtgcgccattagtataccagataatagtggcgcacctggcagtgcgccattactatgtccaatagtgcgccattactatgccttctagggggccatatttaccttcacgtatgcccctagtgcgccattactatgccccaTAATACGCCACTGGTATTTAGCCCTGGTGCGCCACTAATGCTCAACAAGGTGCACCACTATtatgaatattaggatttttttttgcttttctaatatttgcacaggttacaaaatacattACAGCACAGAATATAAACATcacaacatataaacaacagatttattgaatacaatagaagattagtctccaaatacaattcatcatattagtctccaaattcaaaataccgaacaaagttagaacattacaagtctcgagaccgcgagtagcgagtttgtcgtcacattacaaagtcgatatcgatcatctaaactaccatcacatagaaaagAGCTGCGgttacgatgagcatcatcgcgatgaaactggtcttcattcggttcctcctccgctccctcctctctcccgctagataacgcgcgtatctagcttccgcctccgtcctagtggtgtaccctttataactgttaccgctgaaacggtgaacctgtctccgacactcctcctagtcgtcgtagactctggtaaccttacccttgtacacgacatacgacgacatctctatgcactagacaaacaaaacgttagtagcaattcacagacaatatataagcaatatataagtatgcaacaaaaggattggaagagaaaagcaacacattaatagcacgattcatggtcctactaataaatagtatcgattacatataagttgaacgactgtccaaactaaagagacatacaagttcattaaagtttaattacaacatgagctaatcgatatttcagaactacatagcatcactacttttgactcgactcatggaccaaagcgtggatgaagccgccgtctttcgtgatggtcatgaaatcgcgatcgttgtcagcctgcatttgtagcgttgtttctatttcactgttggacggttgatatttgaggtagaactgccccgaggtatgctacctcttgagcactatgttggttttcccttgaagatgaaagggtgatgcagcagagcagtgtaagtatttccctcagtttttgagaaccaaggtattaatccagtaggagtccacgcacgagtccctcacacctacacaaacaaataaactcctcgcaaccaacatgataaaggggttgtcaatcccttcacggtcacctacgagagtgagatctgatagatatgataagataatatttttggtatttttatgataaagagaaataaagatgcaagtaaaataaatggcaaaggaaataactaagtattggaagattaatatgatggaaaatagacccaggggccataggtttcactagaggcttctctcgagagtataagtattacggtgggtgaacaaattactgttgagcaattaacagaattgagcatagttatgagaatatctaggtatgatcatgtatataggcatcacgtccgagacaagtagactgactcccgcctgcatctactactattactccacacatcgaccgctatccagcatgcatctagagtattaagttcaagagaacagagtaacgctttaagcaagatgacatgatgtagaggggtaactcatgcaatatgatataaaccccatcgtgttatcctcgatggcaacaatacaatacatgccttgctgcccctactgtcattgggaaaggacaccgcaagattgaacccaaagctaagcacttctcccattccaagaaagatcaatctagtaggccaaaccaaactgataattcgaagagacttgcaaagataaccaatcatacataaaaaaattcagggaagattcaaatattgttcatagataaacttgatcataaactcacaattcatcggtcacaacaaacacaccgcaaaaaaagattacatcgaatagatctccacaagagagggggagaactttgtattgagatccaaaaagagagaagaagccatctagctaataactatggacccgtaggtctgaagtaaactactcacacttcatcggagaggctatggtgttgatgtagaagccctccgtgatcgatacccccttcgacggagctccggaaaaggccccaagatgggatctcatggatacagaaagttacagcggtggaattagggttttggctctgtatctggtagtttgggggtacgtaggtatatataggaggaaggagtatgtcggtggagcaacatgggccccacgatggTGGAGGNNNNNNNNNNNNNNNNNNNNNNNNNNNNNNNNNNNNNNNNNNNNNNNNNNNNNNNNNNNNNNNNNNNNNNNNNNNNNNNNNNNNNNNNNNNNNNNNNNNNNNNNNNNNNNNNNNNNNNNNNNNNNNNNNNNNNNNNNNNNNNNNNNNNNNNNNNNNNNNNNNNNNNNNNNNNNNNNNNNNNNNNNNNNNNNNNNNNNNNNNNNNNNNNNNNNNNNNNNNNNNNNNNNNNNNNNNNNNNNNNNNNNNNNNNN
The sequence above is a segment of the Triticum dicoccoides isolate Atlit2015 ecotype Zavitan chromosome 1A, WEW_v2.0, whole genome shotgun sequence genome. Coding sequences within it:
- the LOC119277632 gene encoding AP-3 complex subunit mu-like isoform X2 — translated: MLQCVFLLSDSGEVMVEKQMTAHRVDRAICGWYWEYVLAHAAGDPSKVLQVVVSPTHYLFQVYRSGVTFLACTQVEMPPLMAIEFLSRVADVLTDYLGDINEDTIKDNFVIVYQILDEMMDNGFPLTTEPNILKELVAQPNMVSKMLNVMTGKSSTIGSKLPDATASFVPWRTTIVKDASNEVYVNIVEELDACVNREGVLVKCEACGEIEVNSSLPGLPELTLSFANPTIINDVRFHPCVRFRPWEANQILSFVPPDGQFKLMSYRVKKLKTTPIYVKPQLSSDSGNCRVHVMVGIRNDPGKPIDSIIVQFQLPPLIASADLTANHGTVDILADQTCVWTIGHIPKDKAPSLSGNLRLEEGLAHLHAFPIFQVKFRIMGAALSGLQIDKLDVKNTPSAPYKGFRAQTQAGRYEVRS
- the LOC119277632 gene encoding AP-3 complex subunit mu-like isoform X1, encoding MLQCVFLLSDSGEVMVEKQMTAHRVDRAICGWYWEYVLAHAAGDPSKVLQVVVSPTHYLFQVYRSGVTFLACTQVEMPPLMAIEFLSRVADVLTDYLGDINEDTIKDNFVIVYQVYILTLIQILDEMMDNGFPLTTEPNILKELVAQPNMVSKMLNVMTGKSSTIGSKLPDATASFVPWRTTIVKDASNEVYVNIVEELDACVNREGVLVKCEACGEIEVNSSLPGLPELTLSFANPTIINDVRFHPCVRFRPWEANQILSFVPPDGQFKLMSYRVKKLKTTPIYVKPQLSSDSGNCRVHVMVGIRNDPGKPIDSIIVQFQLPPLIASADLTANHGTVDILADQTCVWTIGHIPKDKAPSLSGNLRLEEGLAHLHAFPIFQVKFRIMGAALSGLQIDKLDVKNTPSAPYKGFRAQTQAGRYEVRS